The DNA region CGCTGGCGCACCGCCCGCCGCGAACTGCTGCCCGCGCTCGTCGCGCCCGTGCTGACCTACGCGGCCGTCACGCTGCCCACCAACATCGTCTCCGAGGCGGGCCTGTCCTTCCTCGGCATCGGCGTCACCCCGCCCACGCCGTCCTGGGGCCAGATGCTCTCCAGCGCCACGACCTGGTACCAGGCCGACTCCGCGTACGTGATCATCCCGGCCGCGCTGCTGTTCGTGACCGTGCTGGCCTTCACCGTCTTCGCCGAGGGCGTGCGCGCCGCGCTCGACCCGCGCACCGCCAGCCGCGTCAACGTCGGCAGGAAGCGCACGCGGGCCGAGCGGCAGGAGACGGCGGCCGGCACGGCGGTCGGCACGGCGGCCGGCGACGCGTCGGCCGCGGGAAAGGGCGCCCGGTGATCCCGTTCGTGCTGCGCCGCGTCGTCCAGGCGGTGCTGGTCCTGCTGGCGCTCGCCGCCGTGCTCTACGCGGTCTTCTACCTCGCCCCCGGCGACTCCGCGCGGCTGGCCTGCGGACCCAAGTGCTCCACCGCCCAGGTCGACCAGATCCGCGTCCAGATGGGCCTGAACGACCCGGTCTACCAGCAGTTCTGGCACTTCCTGCAGGGCGTGCTGACCGGCCACACCTACAGCACCGGCACCGGCACCCTGCACTGCCCCGCGCCCTGCCTCGGCCAGTCCTACCGCAGCGGCGAACTCGTCACCCACATCATCGCCCAGAAGCTGCCGGCCACCGCCTCGCTCGCCGTCGGCGCGATGGTGCTGTGGCTGGTCATCGGCCTGGGCACCGGCATCGCCTCGGCGCTGCGCCGCGGCGGCGTCACCGAGCGGCTGCTCACCGGCTTCACGCTGGTCGGCGTCGCCACCCCGGTCTTCATCACCGGCATCGTGCTGCTGCTGGTCTTCTGCTCCTGGCTGCAGTGGCTGCCCTACCCGTCCTACGTCTCGCTCACCGACGACCCCCAGCAGTGGGCGTGGAACCTGCTGCTGCCGTGGCTCGCGCTGGCCCTGGTCGAAGCGGCCAAGTACGCCCGGCTGACCCGCTCGGCGATGCTGGAGACGCTCGCCGAGGACCACATCAGGACCTTCCGCGCGTACGGCGTCAGCGAGCGCGCGCTGGTCTGGCGGCACGCCCTGCGCGGCGCGCTCGCCCCGGTGATCGCGCTGTCCGCGCTGGACCTCGGCACGATCTTCGGCGGCGCGCTGCTCACCGAGACGCTCTTCGGCATCCCGGGCCTGGGCCAGCAGCTGGTGCAGGCCGTGCAGTCGAAGGACCTGCCCATCGTCGTCGGCATCGTGCTGGTGATGGGCCTGGCCGTGGTGGTGGCCAACGCCGTCGCCGACGTGCTCTACGCGATCGCCGACCGGAGGGTGGTGCTGGCATGACGACGCCCGAGG from Actinacidiphila sp. DG2A-62 includes:
- a CDS encoding ABC transporter permease codes for the protein MIPFVLRRVVQAVLVLLALAAVLYAVFYLAPGDSARLACGPKCSTAQVDQIRVQMGLNDPVYQQFWHFLQGVLTGHTYSTGTGTLHCPAPCLGQSYRSGELVTHIIAQKLPATASLAVGAMVLWLVIGLGTGIASALRRGGVTERLLTGFTLVGVATPVFITGIVLLLVFCSWLQWLPYPSYVSLTDDPQQWAWNLLLPWLALALVEAAKYARLTRSAMLETLAEDHIRTFRAYGVSERALVWRHALRGALAPVIALSALDLGTIFGGALLTETLFGIPGLGQQLVQAVQSKDLPIVVGIVLVMGLAVVVANAVADVLYAIADRRVVLA